A single Calidifontibacter indicus DNA region contains:
- a CDS encoding class I SAM-dependent methyltransferase: MDRRPTRWEQTDHRGYGAKFAQLRASGQDIEGEARLADTMAPRGARILDAGCGMGRVGGTLRARGHDAYGVDLDAALLEQARQTYPQLPTMLSRIDDLTPETLSAQGFPTTYDLVVCVGNVMILGEPGSERLMLERMRDLLAPDGRILVGCHTDATPPRSRVYPVAEFDADVAAAGLRVDSRFGTYELHPYDPAGNYAVSLLRRG; encoded by the coding sequence ATGGACCGCCGACCGACCCGCTGGGAGCAGACCGACCACCGCGGCTACGGCGCGAAGTTCGCGCAGCTGCGTGCGTCGGGTCAGGACATCGAGGGCGAGGCCCGACTCGCCGACACGATGGCGCCGCGCGGCGCGCGCATTCTCGATGCCGGCTGCGGCATGGGCCGGGTCGGCGGCACCTTGCGCGCCCGCGGGCACGACGCGTACGGCGTCGACCTCGACGCGGCGCTGCTAGAGCAGGCGCGGCAGACCTACCCGCAGCTACCGACGATGCTGTCGCGCATCGACGACCTCACCCCGGAAACGCTTTCCGCACAAGGGTTTCCGACGACGTACGACCTGGTGGTGTGCGTCGGCAACGTGATGATCCTCGGCGAGCCCGGCTCGGAACGGCTGATGCTGGAGCGGATGCGCGACCTGCTCGCACCCGACGGACGGATCCTGGTCGGCTGCCACACCGACGCCACTCCCCCGCGCTCCCGGGTCTACCCGGTGGCGGAGTTCGACGCCGACGTGGCGGCTGCCGGCCTGCGGGTCGACTCCCGGTTCGGCACCTACGAGTTGCACCCGTACGACCCCGCCGGCAACTACGCCGTAAGCCTCCTGCGCCGCGGGTGA
- a CDS encoding glycosyltransferase family 2 protein, with the protein MTNQDRPSVGVVMLSMGDRPGPLAEAIRSVQAQQGVDLDIVLVGNGWEPEGLPDGVRTVYEPENTGIPQGRNIGAAEAIGEFLFFFDDDATIPETDVLARLVATIQQADDIALCQPGLTDPVTGEAPRRWVPRLRVKPGELQGGQVATFSEGVVLIRRSAFVQVGGWPGNFFFGHEGIDLAWRLMDAGWRLWYAPEIPVNHPYTEAARHPIYYRTNARNRVWVAKRNLPAPLVPLYLGTWTALTLARVHDKESLKVWFRGFGEGVRTDAGERIPMRWKTVRELTRAGRPPII; encoded by the coding sequence GTGACGAACCAGGACCGCCCCAGCGTGGGCGTGGTCATGTTGTCGATGGGCGACCGGCCGGGCCCGCTGGCCGAGGCGATCCGCAGCGTGCAGGCGCAGCAAGGTGTCGACCTCGACATCGTGCTCGTCGGCAACGGATGGGAGCCCGAAGGGCTGCCCGACGGCGTCCGCACCGTCTACGAGCCCGAGAACACCGGAATCCCGCAGGGTCGCAACATCGGGGCCGCGGAGGCGATCGGGGAGTTCCTGTTCTTCTTCGACGACGACGCGACGATCCCCGAGACCGATGTGCTCGCCCGCCTTGTCGCCACCATCCAGCAGGCCGACGACATCGCGCTGTGCCAGCCCGGACTCACCGACCCGGTGACCGGTGAGGCGCCCCGACGGTGGGTGCCGCGGCTGCGGGTGAAGCCCGGTGAGTTGCAAGGCGGGCAGGTCGCGACCTTCTCCGAGGGTGTCGTGCTGATTCGGCGTTCGGCATTCGTGCAGGTCGGTGGCTGGCCCGGCAACTTCTTCTTCGGGCACGAAGGGATCGATCTGGCCTGGCGGCTGATGGACGCCGGGTGGCGGCTCTGGTACGCGCCCGAGATCCCGGTCAACCACCCATACACCGAGGCGGCGCGGCACCCGATCTACTACCGCACCAACGCCCGCAACCGCGTCTGGGTGGCCAAGCGCAACCTGCCCGCTCCACTGGTGCCGCTCTACCTCGGCACGTGGACGGCACTCACCCTGGCCAGGGTGCACGACAAGGAGTCGCTGAAAGTGTGGTTTCGAGGTTTCGGTGAGGGTGTGCGCACCGACGCGGGGGAGCGAATTCCGATGCGCTGGAAGACCGTTCGCGAACTGACCCGGGCCGGCCGCCCGCCGATCATCTGA
- a CDS encoding polysialyltransferase family glycosyltransferase: MRYVITGVRSKTHLIHIAAYLRRELARGTGHLDVAFVGGGRFLGNSSVTAADVVGFLPDDPRLGLTFPEGEQRWSSTGDLTYIAVGAPGIKPWMRLRRNGIRHSIRVVVTDEGIGTYGDWRTRRDALARQGAGQPWRTVRPLAIAAADRMLTTERFAMYDKARGWALEPQIADEFRALVPAGAEQSSDRVVFLTQPWVELGVLSADAYLAHIAEVSRGVEADGLRLAVRPHPAEDTGRYAGFEILDEAFTAEADPAIVGAAGVVGGTSTALLNLAALHGLPSARLVVPGLEHLEDELGADQRALLDAYLPRAAEVGQWRGLQS; the protein is encoded by the coding sequence ATGAGGTATGTCATCACCGGGGTGCGCAGCAAGACCCACCTCATTCACATCGCCGCCTACCTGCGCCGGGAACTTGCCCGTGGCACAGGGCATCTCGATGTCGCATTTGTCGGCGGCGGGCGCTTCCTCGGCAACTCCTCGGTGACGGCGGCCGACGTGGTGGGCTTCCTGCCCGACGACCCCCGCCTCGGGTTGACCTTCCCCGAGGGGGAGCAGCGCTGGTCGAGCACCGGCGACCTGACCTACATCGCCGTCGGTGCTCCGGGCATCAAGCCGTGGATGAGGCTGCGACGCAACGGGATCCGTCACAGCATCCGTGTTGTCGTCACCGATGAGGGCATCGGCACCTACGGCGACTGGCGGACGCGGCGCGATGCCCTCGCCCGGCAGGGCGCCGGGCAGCCCTGGCGCACCGTCCGGCCGTTGGCGATCGCGGCCGCCGACCGGATGCTCACGACGGAGCGCTTCGCGATGTACGACAAGGCGCGCGGGTGGGCGCTCGAGCCGCAGATAGCCGACGAGTTCCGGGCGTTGGTGCCGGCCGGCGCCGAGCAATCGTCCGACCGGGTGGTGTTCCTGACCCAGCCCTGGGTCGAACTCGGGGTGCTGTCGGCCGACGCCTACCTGGCGCACATCGCCGAGGTGAGCAGGGGCGTCGAGGCCGACGGTCTGCGTCTGGCGGTGCGGCCGCACCCGGCCGAAGACACGGGCCGTTATGCCGGATTCGAGATCCTGGACGAGGCGTTCACCGCCGAGGCCGACCCGGCGATCGTCGGCGCGGCCGGGGTGGTCGGTGGCACCAGCACGGCCCTGCTCAATCTCGCCGCCCTGCACGGCCTGCCCTCGGCGCGTCTGGTCGTGCCCGGCCTCGAACACCTCGAAGACGAACTCGGCGCCGACCAACGAGCGCTGCTCGACGCGTATCTGCCGCGAGCCGCCGAGGTCGGTCAGTGGCGCGGGTTACAGTCGTAG
- a CDS encoding DNA-3-methyladenine glycosylase family protein → MTDPQQADFAPGRRVPLRAIIGSLRRGAGDPTWIEGPDGIWRGSITPHGPVSLGLRVERAVSGDRVVATAHGPGAPWALERLPRLLGADDTIDDFVAHHDVVAEALAAQRDWRLGRTDLVIDALVPAIIEQRVTGRQAFSAYRTLVRRYGAIAPGPAGQRGLRTPPSAAQWLRVPSWEWLRAGVDAQRADTVMRALRVAARLEECVDLPAQEASRRLRTVPGIGVWTAAEVAQRAFGDPDAVSFGDYHVAKNIGYALTGQPVDDAGLAQLLEPYAGHRYRVQYLVHAAGLSRPRRGPRLSLPTHLPARF, encoded by the coding sequence GTGACTGACCCGCAGCAGGCCGACTTCGCGCCGGGACGGCGGGTGCCGCTCCGGGCGATCATCGGATCACTGCGTCGGGGAGCCGGAGACCCCACCTGGATCGAAGGACCCGACGGGATCTGGCGGGGGAGCATCACCCCGCACGGACCGGTCTCGCTCGGCCTGCGGGTCGAGCGGGCCGTCTCCGGCGACCGGGTGGTCGCGACCGCGCACGGTCCCGGTGCACCGTGGGCGTTGGAACGGTTGCCGCGTCTGCTCGGTGCCGACGACACCATCGACGACTTCGTCGCTCATCACGATGTTGTCGCCGAAGCTCTTGCTGCGCAACGAGATTGGCGCCTGGGCCGCACAGATCTGGTGATCGACGCGTTGGTGCCGGCGATCATCGAGCAACGCGTCACCGGTCGACAGGCGTTCTCCGCCTACCGCACCCTGGTGCGCCGCTACGGCGCGATCGCGCCCGGGCCGGCCGGGCAGCGCGGCCTGCGCACCCCGCCGTCCGCCGCGCAGTGGTTGCGGGTGCCGTCGTGGGAGTGGTTGCGCGCCGGCGTCGATGCACAGCGTGCCGACACGGTGATGCGGGCGCTGCGGGTGGCCGCTCGGCTGGAGGAGTGTGTCGACCTGCCGGCGCAGGAGGCGTCACGCCGGTTGCGCACCGTGCCCGGCATCGGTGTGTGGACGGCCGCGGAGGTCGCCCAGCGGGCCTTCGGCGATCCCGACGCGGTGAGCTTCGGCGACTACCACGTGGCCAAGAACATCGGCTACGCCCTCACCGGGCAACCCGTCGACGACGCCGGGTTGGCGCAGCTGCTCGAGCCGTACGCCGGGCACCGCTACCGGGTGCAGTATCTGGTGCACGCCGCCGGCCTGAGCCGTCCGCGTCGCGGACCGCGGCTGAGCCTGCCGACGCACCTGCCGGCGCGGTTCTGA
- a CDS encoding aspartate/glutamate racemase family protein translates to MNSEQAQDNSPLPVNEDASWPGPTVGVIGGNGPAATALFQDVLVRLTPAATDQEHLDLVVLVHSSQPDRTARILSDDAPDPGPVLARDAARLDAIGTDFTVIPCNTAYHFLPTIAAATSQPILSIVEETAKAAVERAAERADERAGDGSSDRSPRIGLLATNGTRAAKVYERVLDSLGAQTIYPDDADQQLTMSVIYDGVKAGGPIDLAGLEAVISRLAQQSDVVVLGCTELSVIHAQQGWSNRPELVDSIESLARAAILRAGKQPR, encoded by the coding sequence GTGAACTCCGAACAGGCACAGGACAATTCGCCGCTCCCGGTGAACGAGGACGCGTCTTGGCCGGGCCCGACGGTCGGCGTAATCGGCGGCAACGGTCCTGCCGCGACGGCGCTCTTCCAGGACGTGCTCGTGCGGCTCACCCCGGCGGCGACCGATCAGGAGCACCTCGACCTGGTCGTGCTGGTGCACTCCAGCCAGCCCGATCGCACGGCCCGCATCCTGTCCGACGACGCGCCCGACCCCGGGCCGGTGCTCGCTCGTGACGCCGCGCGCCTCGACGCCATCGGCACCGACTTCACGGTGATCCCGTGCAACACCGCCTACCACTTCCTGCCGACGATCGCCGCGGCCACCTCGCAGCCGATCCTGTCGATCGTCGAGGAGACCGCTAAGGCTGCCGTGGAGCGTGCCGCCGAGCGGGCTGACGAGCGAGCCGGTGATGGCTCCTCCGACCGGTCGCCGCGCATCGGCCTGCTCGCGACCAACGGCACCCGCGCCGCGAAGGTCTACGAGCGAGTGCTGGATTCGCTCGGCGCGCAGACGATCTACCCCGACGACGCCGATCAGCAGCTCACGATGTCGGTGATCTACGACGGCGTGAAGGCGGGCGGACCGATCGACCTCGCCGGCCTCGAGGCGGTCATCTCCCGCCTCGCGCAGCAGTCGGACGTCGTCGTTCTCGGCTGCACCGAACTCTCGGTCATCCACGCCCAGCAGGGCTGGAGCAACCGCCCCGAACTCGTCGACTCCATCGAGTCGCTCGCCCGCGCGGCCATCCTGCGCGCCGGCAAGCAACCCCGCTGA
- a CDS encoding carboxylate--amine ligase, translating to MPDIVAPGPSAIIPGQDFVPVVLGGDRLGYSLARSFHMAYGYRTLIVSRMVAGPIAHSCLVEHRQIPSLEDPELLVATLRDLAPKVGSDKRLLLATTDHVVSVLARVKHRLDDLYLIPYSEPELIDRLTRKENFAQLCHELDIPHPATVVYEVSDHGSDSAAAQLDSLTFPVIAKPSNAEAYAGVDFAGKQKIHSASSRAELDDLLGKLHAAGYRDKFILQDVIPGDDQGMRILTCYVSKQGEVKFACFGRVLLEEHAPDTRGFPAAIMTGVDHEAVAAATRLLEHVGWRGWANFDMKFDPRIGETVFFELNPRLGGTSFYITAAGHNVVEWYVNEWVKGESLEGRPVIETTTEHVFSAVPVRLLKKYVTDPATKAKLNKLLKDGEVTNPWFYKAEKSPKRWQWIAMNQVNYVRKYRRYYPEPKALV from the coding sequence ATGCCTGACATCGTCGCGCCCGGACCCTCCGCCATCATCCCCGGCCAGGACTTCGTGCCTGTCGTCCTCGGCGGCGACCGGCTCGGCTACAGCCTCGCCCGCTCGTTCCACATGGCGTACGGCTACCGCACGCTCATCGTGTCGCGCATGGTCGCCGGTCCGATCGCGCACAGCTGCCTGGTCGAGCACCGACAGATCCCGTCGCTGGAAGACCCCGAGTTGCTCGTCGCCACGCTGCGCGACCTGGCTCCGAAGGTCGGCTCGGACAAGCGCCTGCTGCTGGCCACCACCGACCACGTCGTGAGTGTGCTGGCCCGGGTGAAGCACCGGCTCGACGACCTCTACCTCATCCCCTACAGCGAGCCGGAACTCATCGACCGACTCACCCGCAAGGAGAACTTCGCGCAGCTGTGCCACGAGCTGGACATCCCGCACCCCGCGACCGTCGTCTACGAGGTCTCGGACCACGGATCCGACTCGGCCGCAGCCCAATTGGACTCCCTCACCTTCCCGGTGATCGCGAAGCCGTCGAACGCGGAGGCGTACGCCGGCGTCGACTTCGCCGGCAAGCAGAAGATCCACTCGGCGTCGTCACGGGCCGAACTCGACGACCTGCTCGGCAAGCTGCATGCGGCCGGTTACCGCGACAAGTTCATCCTGCAGGACGTCATCCCCGGCGACGACCAGGGCATGCGCATCCTCACCTGCTACGTCAGCAAGCAGGGCGAGGTGAAGTTCGCCTGCTTCGGTCGGGTGCTGCTCGAGGAACACGCCCCGGACACCCGCGGCTTCCCCGCTGCGATCATGACCGGCGTCGACCACGAGGCCGTTGCGGCCGCGACCCGGCTGCTCGAACACGTCGGCTGGCGCGGCTGGGCGAACTTCGACATGAAGTTCGATCCGCGCATCGGCGAGACGGTGTTCTTCGAACTCAACCCGCGCCTCGGCGGCACGAGCTTCTACATCACGGCCGCGGGCCACAACGTCGTCGAGTGGTACGTCAACGAGTGGGTCAAGGGCGAGTCGCTCGAGGGGCGCCCGGTCATCGAGACCACCACCGAGCACGTCTTCAGTGCCGTGCCCGTGCGCCTGCTCAAGAAGTACGTCACCGACCCCGCCACCAAGGCCAAGCTCAACAAGCTGCTCAAGGACGGCGAGGTCACCAACCCGTGGTTCTACAAGGCGGAGAAGAGCCCGAAGCGCTGGCAGTGGATCGCGATGAACCAGGTCAACTACGTGCGCAAATACCGCCGGTACTACCCCGAGCCGAAGGCGTTGGTGTGA
- a CDS encoding coenzyme F420-0:L-glutamate ligase: MNRPAGSTDGLTILPVRGIGEITTGTSLAAVVHDALAGADLALAPGDVVVITSKVVSKALGLHGDPSIERADLVLTESVRVVAERRTSTGHTRVVEAKAGPVMAGAGIDSSNADDDVRLLLPHDPDAEAGRIHGELSSLVGHGDFAVVLSDTSGRSWRGGLTDFALGCHGISPLEDLRGLADTHGHDLAVTVRNVADEVAAAADLVKGKLDRVPVAIVRGLDARFLDPQAAGARTLVRSGPTDWFALGRAEAVRDALGVAAGTPLSQQVGIESVHPEPLEDRVHRAWAVAVAPDETSQDAGLDGAGTDWTVVCADPYALGRCAARFEVALAGERLVADLTPVTDGVRVRIGDSRH, translated from the coding sequence GTGAACAGGCCCGCAGGCTCCACCGATGGGCTGACGATCCTGCCGGTCAGGGGCATCGGCGAGATCACCACCGGCACGTCGTTGGCCGCGGTCGTCCATGACGCGCTCGCCGGCGCCGACCTCGCCCTGGCACCGGGCGACGTCGTGGTGATCACCAGCAAGGTCGTCTCCAAGGCGCTCGGCCTGCACGGCGACCCCTCGATCGAACGCGCAGATCTGGTGCTGACCGAATCGGTTCGGGTCGTTGCCGAACGCCGCACCTCCACCGGCCACACCCGGGTGGTCGAGGCCAAGGCAGGGCCGGTGATGGCCGGGGCCGGCATCGACTCCTCGAACGCCGACGACGACGTGCGACTGCTGCTGCCGCACGACCCCGACGCCGAGGCCGGGCGCATCCACGGCGAACTCTCGTCACTCGTCGGCCACGGCGACTTCGCGGTCGTGCTCTCCGACACCTCGGGCCGGTCGTGGCGCGGCGGACTCACCGACTTCGCGCTCGGCTGCCACGGCATCTCGCCGCTGGAGGACCTCCGCGGTCTCGCCGACACCCACGGCCACGACCTCGCGGTGACCGTGCGCAATGTCGCCGACGAGGTCGCCGCGGCCGCCGACCTGGTGAAGGGCAAGCTCGACCGCGTCCCGGTCGCGATCGTGCGCGGCCTCGATGCCCGCTTCCTCGACCCGCAGGCTGCCGGCGCCCGCACCCTGGTGCGCTCGGGCCCCACCGACTGGTTCGCCCTCGGCCGCGCCGAGGCGGTGCGTGACGCGCTCGGCGTCGCTGCCGGCACGCCACTGTCGCAGCAGGTCGGCATCGAATCGGTGCACCCCGAACCGCTCGAGGACCGGGTGCACCGGGCGTGGGCGGTCGCCGTGGCCCCCGACGAGACCAGCCAGGACGCCGGGCTCGACGGCGCCGGCACCGACTGGACGGTGGTCTGCGCCGACCCGTACGCGCTCGGCCGCTGCGCGGCGAGGTTCGAGGTGGCGCTGGCCGGCGAGCGGTTGGTCGCCGACCTCACACCGGTGACGGACGGCGTCCGCGTCAGGATCGGCGACTCGCGCCATTAG
- the cofD gene encoding 2-phospho-L-lactate transferase: MRITALAGGVGGARFLRGLRRHLDSLDSLDNGPHELTVVANTGDDITLFGLRVSPDVDTLLYTLGGGIHEQQGWGRADETFAVQQELAAYGVEPQWFGLGDRDMGTHIARSMWLAQGATPSQVTERLAARWGLPGQGVRLLPMTDDLVETHVVVDEGDSERAVHFQEWWIRMQAKVPARRFVVAGMDRAAAAPGVLDAIRSADLVILPPSNPVVSIGIILLVPGVREALRGTEAPVVGVSPIVGGGPVRGHADACLAALDVEVSPAGVASLYADFLDGWLIDTADETAFAAATRSGKGPRTVALPLLMKDAAATEAMAAAAVRLGLELRP; the protein is encoded by the coding sequence ATGCGCATCACAGCCCTGGCCGGCGGCGTCGGCGGCGCCCGATTCCTGCGTGGTCTGCGTCGACACCTCGACTCCCTCGACTCCCTCGACAACGGTCCCCACGAGCTGACCGTCGTGGCCAACACCGGCGACGACATCACGCTCTTCGGTCTGCGGGTCAGCCCCGACGTCGACACGCTGCTCTACACGCTCGGTGGTGGCATCCACGAACAGCAGGGCTGGGGTCGCGCCGACGAGACCTTCGCGGTGCAGCAGGAACTCGCCGCCTACGGCGTCGAGCCGCAGTGGTTCGGCCTGGGTGACCGGGACATGGGCACCCACATCGCGCGCAGCATGTGGCTGGCCCAGGGCGCAACGCCGTCGCAGGTGACCGAACGGCTCGCCGCACGCTGGGGCCTGCCAGGTCAGGGCGTCCGCCTCCTGCCGATGACCGACGACCTCGTCGAGACGCACGTGGTGGTCGACGAGGGCGACTCCGAGCGGGCGGTCCACTTCCAGGAGTGGTGGATCCGGATGCAGGCGAAGGTGCCCGCGCGCCGCTTCGTGGTCGCCGGCATGGACCGCGCCGCGGCAGCTCCCGGAGTGCTCGACGCGATCCGTTCCGCCGACCTGGTGATCCTGCCGCCGAGCAACCCGGTGGTGTCGATCGGGATCATCCTGCTGGTGCCCGGCGTGCGAGAAGCGTTGCGCGGCACCGAAGCCCCGGTCGTGGGTGTCTCCCCCATCGTCGGCGGCGGACCGGTGCGCGGCCACGCCGACGCCTGCCTCGCGGCGCTCGACGTCGAGGTCTCCCCCGCCGGCGTCGCGTCGCTCTACGCCGATTTCCTGGACGGTTGGCTGATCGACACCGCCGACGAGACCGCGTTCGCGGCCGCGACCCGCTCGGGCAAGGGGCCGCGCACCGTCGCGCTGCCCTTGCTGATGAAGGACGCAGCCGCCACCGAGGCGATGGCCGCGGCCGCCGTCCGGCTCGGTCTGGAACTGCGTCCGTGA
- a CDS encoding WhiB family transcriptional regulator: MFAVEPLDVDEDGALGWQERALCAQTDPEAFFPEKGGSTREAKKVCVGCEVKAECLEYALANDERFGIWGGLSERERRKLKKRAV; encoded by the coding sequence TTGTTCGCGGTAGAGCCGCTCGATGTCGACGAGGACGGTGCCCTCGGTTGGCAGGAGCGTGCTCTGTGTGCGCAGACCGACCCCGAGGCGTTCTTCCCCGAGAAGGGCGGCTCCACCCGCGAGGCCAAGAAGGTCTGTGTCGGGTGCGAGGTCAAGGCCGAGTGCTTGGAGTACGCACTGGCCAACGACGAGCGCTTCGGCATCTGGGGTGGCCTGTCCGAGCGCGAGCGTCGCAAGTTGAAGAAGCGAGCGGTCTAG